A genomic stretch from Edaphobacter aggregans includes:
- the pgsA gene encoding CDP-diacylglycerol--glycerol-3-phosphate 3-phosphatidyltransferase: MNLPNSITMSRIACVPLLIWILSPAFPWTGHGATGLRGGEQEIIASLVFILASITDGLDGYLARRRNQITTMGMLLDPLADKLMVSAAYIVLVAYNPRIVPPWIAVLVIGREFLVSGLRSIAAAEGFTIEASEIGKLKTVIQIVSVVAAILAHRWDYWNWGGFIIAVHFIAVTAIYWMATVSIISAVDYFVGFWKKIDHASERKRKRRSFVLSRKQKPTPPSEHPSHIS, from the coding sequence ATGAACCTGCCTAACTCCATCACGATGAGCCGCATTGCATGCGTGCCCCTGCTCATCTGGATCCTCTCTCCCGCCTTCCCCTGGACAGGGCACGGCGCCACCGGCCTGCGCGGCGGCGAGCAGGAGATCATCGCCTCTCTCGTCTTCATCCTAGCCAGCATCACCGACGGCCTCGACGGCTACCTGGCCCGCCGCCGCAACCAGATCACCACCATGGGGATGCTCCTTGACCCGCTGGCCGACAAGCTCATGGTCTCCGCGGCCTACATCGTCCTGGTCGCCTACAACCCCCGCATCGTGCCACCCTGGATCGCCGTCCTCGTCATCGGTCGCGAGTTCCTCGTCTCCGGCCTCCGTTCCATCGCCGCCGCCGAGGGCTTCACCATCGAGGCCAGCGAGATCGGCAAGCTCAAGACCGTCATCCAGATCGTCTCTGTCGTCGCCGCCATCCTGGCGCACCGCTGGGACTACTGGAACTGGGGCGGCTTCATCATCGCGGTCCACTTCATCGCCGTCACGGCCATTTACTGGATGGCCACCGTCTCCATCATCTCCGCAGTCGACTACTTCGTCGGCTTCTGGAAGAAGATCGACCACGCCTCCGAGCGAAAGCGCAAACGCCGCAGCTTCGTCCTCAGCCGCAAGCAAAAGCCCACGCCCCCGTCCGAGCACCCCTCGCACATCTCCTGA
- a CDS encoding Ig-like domain-containing protein: MISMSIRSFTLKTIAFLSLGAVPVVAQGIASTVQMTVTTPLTISYGQNVDGYANVASGDGSPLTGTITFYDGTTNICMISVTNAATCPATTGTGFVAGTHVLTAVYSGDATHAGSTSNAVTVTVLPDTTTMSVSSSLNPAAFGQSVVFTATVQGAHGTVAGSVEFLDGSTVIGSAALNTSGMAAMSTTTLAAGTHSITAVYGATRNFAASTSAALSEVVQAAPGVVATTTMLASSANPSVSGQSVTFTVTVAAAGQGKTPKGLVSILDGGAALWAGMLNASGSASFSTASLGVGTHNLTANYGGDAATTGSTSAALTQVVNAVQTGSGAGSFTIEAGPMTVTLGRMASVTVKVIPTIGFNQAVQLGCSDLPSESACTFGAGMIRAGGGSTTLQLSTIGPHDCGSTTPYSAGLPFVGPTATGLLMLFLPGKRRRALKGMLAALVALGGLAATTGCGNCTDLGTKPGTYTFNVTGTTRGAAPTMVSQKVTLKVTL, encoded by the coding sequence ATGATCTCTATGTCGATTCGAAGCTTTACACTCAAGACGATCGCTTTCTTGTCGCTCGGCGCGGTGCCGGTGGTGGCGCAGGGGATTGCAAGCACAGTGCAGATGACGGTGACGACGCCGTTGACCATCTCCTATGGCCAGAACGTGGACGGGTATGCGAATGTGGCCTCGGGCGATGGCAGCCCGCTGACCGGGACGATTACGTTCTATGACGGCACGACGAATATCTGCATGATCTCGGTGACGAATGCGGCGACCTGCCCGGCTACGACGGGAACGGGATTTGTCGCAGGAACGCATGTTCTGACGGCGGTTTATTCGGGCGATGCGACACACGCCGGTTCGACCTCGAATGCGGTGACGGTGACGGTACTGCCCGATACGACGACGATGAGTGTGAGCAGCTCGTTGAATCCTGCGGCGTTTGGACAGAGCGTTGTATTCACGGCTACGGTGCAGGGAGCCCATGGGACGGTGGCCGGGTCTGTTGAGTTTCTCGATGGATCGACGGTGATCGGGTCGGCGGCGCTGAACACGTCTGGTATGGCTGCGATGTCAACGACGACGCTGGCAGCGGGGACGCATTCGATTACGGCGGTATATGGGGCGACACGGAACTTTGCGGCTTCGACCAGTGCGGCGCTGAGCGAGGTGGTTCAGGCTGCGCCGGGCGTAGTGGCGACAACGACGATGCTGGCTTCGAGCGCGAACCCTTCGGTGAGTGGACAGAGTGTTACGTTCACCGTGACGGTCGCGGCGGCGGGACAGGGGAAGACTCCGAAGGGATTAGTGTCCATTCTGGATGGAGGCGCAGCTCTGTGGGCGGGGATGTTGAATGCGTCGGGATCGGCGAGTTTCAGCACGGCTTCGCTGGGAGTTGGCACACATAACCTGACGGCTAATTACGGAGGAGATGCTGCGACGACGGGAAGTACGTCGGCGGCGTTGACGCAGGTGGTAAACGCGGTCCAGACAGGGTCGGGGGCGGGGAGCTTTACGATCGAGGCGGGTCCCATGACGGTGACGCTGGGGCGGATGGCGAGCGTTACCGTGAAGGTGATTCCGACGATCGGGTTCAATCAGGCGGTGCAGTTAGGATGCAGCGATCTGCCTAGCGAGTCGGCCTGTACGTTTGGGGCAGGAATGATTCGGGCGGGCGGGGGTTCGACGACGCTGCAGTTGAGCACGATCGGGCCTCATGACTGCGGTTCGACGACACCGTACAGCGCGGGACTGCCGTTCGTGGGGCCAACTGCGACAGGACTGCTGATGCTGTTTCTGCCGGGCAAGCGGCGTCGTGCCTTGAAGGGGATGCTGGCCGCTCTGGTTGCGCTTGGAGGGCTGGCGGCGACGACCGGATGCGGGAATTGCACGGACCTAGGGACGAAGCCGGGGACGTATACCTTCAATGTAACGGGGACGACGAGAGGGGCTGCGCCGACGATGGTTTCACAAAAAGTAACTCTCAAAGTCACGCTTTAG
- a CDS encoding Glu/Leu/Phe/Val family dehydrogenase, which produces MQTLTLEQETNPWEAQASRFDFAAKKLNLDQGIWKVLRQPSRELIVHIPVGMDDGSIEVFTGYRVQHSVARGPAKGGIRYAPDVSLDEVRALASWMTWKCAVVNIPFGGAKGGVICNPKKMSQGELERMTRRYTAELIEFLGPEKDVPAPDMGTDEQTMAWIMDTYSMHMRQTVNAVVTGKPINLGGSRGRREATGRGLSVVCDEALKHLGMPIEGCRVIVQGFGNVGSNAAKLLAEKGYTIIGIAEYDGGLYNPNGINIPALIEHRKRAGTITGFTEAEAADKNELLHYACEILIPAATENVITSKNADRLRCRILCEGANGPTTTIADEILADKRVFIIPDILANAGGVTTSYFEWVQDRMGYFWTEAEVNQRLDNIMTESFNDVIAYAKTHSVNNRIAAYMLAIDRVAYTTKQRGIYA; this is translated from the coding sequence ATGCAGACTCTCACCCTCGAGCAGGAGACAAATCCCTGGGAAGCCCAGGCCTCTCGATTCGATTTCGCAGCAAAAAAACTCAACCTCGATCAGGGCATTTGGAAGGTCCTCCGTCAACCCTCGCGTGAACTTATCGTTCATATCCCAGTCGGCATGGACGACGGCTCCATTGAAGTCTTCACCGGCTACCGGGTTCAGCATTCCGTCGCCCGCGGCCCTGCCAAAGGCGGCATTCGTTACGCTCCTGATGTATCGCTCGACGAAGTCCGTGCTCTCGCCAGTTGGATGACCTGGAAGTGCGCCGTGGTCAACATCCCGTTCGGCGGAGCCAAGGGCGGCGTCATCTGCAACCCGAAGAAGATGTCGCAAGGTGAACTCGAGCGCATGACCCGCCGCTACACCGCTGAGCTGATCGAATTCCTCGGCCCGGAAAAAGACGTCCCCGCACCCGACATGGGCACCGACGAACAAACGATGGCCTGGATCATGGACACCTACTCCATGCACATGCGCCAGACCGTCAACGCCGTCGTTACCGGCAAGCCGATCAACCTCGGCGGTTCACGCGGGCGACGCGAGGCAACCGGACGCGGCCTTTCCGTCGTCTGCGACGAAGCCCTCAAGCACCTCGGCATGCCCATTGAAGGCTGCCGCGTCATCGTCCAGGGCTTTGGCAACGTAGGCTCGAACGCCGCCAAATTGCTAGCCGAAAAGGGCTACACCATCATCGGCATCGCCGAGTACGATGGCGGCCTCTACAACCCGAACGGCATCAACATCCCGGCTCTCATCGAGCATCGCAAGCGTGCCGGTACCATCACTGGCTTCACCGAGGCTGAGGCCGCCGACAAGAACGAGCTTCTCCACTACGCCTGCGAGATTCTGATTCCTGCCGCGACTGAAAACGTCATCACCAGCAAAAATGCCGACCGCCTTCGCTGCCGCATCCTTTGCGAGGGCGCCAACGGCCCCACGACTACCATCGCCGACGAGATCCTTGCCGACAAACGTGTCTTCATCATCCCCGACATCCTCGCCAATGCCGGCGGCGTCACCACCAGCTACTTCGAGTGGGTCCAGGACCGCATGGGCTACTTTTGGACCGAGGCCGAGGTCAATCAACGGCTCGACAACATCATGACCGAGAGCTTCAACGACGTCATCGCCTACGCCAAAACCCATAGCGTCAACAACCGCATCGCAGCCTACATGCTCGCTATCGATCGGGTAGCCTACACTACCAAGCAACGCGGCATCTATGCCTAA
- the trpE gene encoding anthranilate synthase component I, giving the protein MPSIHATSLPSARDFLKLSRTHTLVPVYRTVTADLETPVSAFLRIAAEEPEAFLLESVEGGEHVGRYTFIGIQPYKKMVARGREITVQEGRRKRSFTGDIFDELKRALSGHTPARLAGLPPFTAGAVGFFAYDVVRLIEKLPSTAKDELGVPDACLMFFDQVLAFDHVKKEIHLMVTADLTREAREGAYERAVRRLNRLEKRLGNALPITRKKKSEGALKLKARTPKATFLKSVEKTKEYIAAGDVFQCVLSQRFDCEPGVDAFDVYRALRIVNPSPYMYFLRFGLEDATGKKPSVSHIVGSSPELLVRVHGRGVEYRPIAGTRPRSADEIEDRAIEADLRADTKEVAEHIMLVDLGRNDVGRVSEFGSVKVKDLMFVERYSHVMHLVSSLEGRLRAGLEPIDAFRACFPAGTLSGAPKVRAMEIIEELEPSRRGVYGGSILYADFSGNLDSCIAIRTLYMNGKQGYIQAGAGIVADSVPEKEFEECGNKARAVVRAIERARQV; this is encoded by the coding sequence ATGCCCTCTATTCACGCTACTTCCCTGCCCTCTGCACGCGATTTTTTGAAGCTGAGCCGCACCCACACGCTGGTGCCCGTTTATCGGACAGTAACGGCCGATCTGGAGACGCCTGTGTCCGCCTTTCTGCGGATCGCCGCTGAGGAGCCGGAGGCTTTCTTGCTGGAGTCGGTCGAAGGCGGCGAGCATGTAGGACGTTATACCTTCATCGGAATACAGCCCTATAAAAAGATGGTTGCGCGAGGCCGAGAGATTACGGTGCAGGAGGGGCGGCGCAAGCGTTCCTTTACAGGCGACATCTTTGACGAGCTGAAGCGTGCACTCAGCGGGCACACACCGGCGCGGCTGGCCGGTCTGCCTCCATTCACTGCCGGGGCGGTGGGCTTCTTTGCCTACGATGTGGTTCGGCTGATTGAGAAATTGCCGTCAACCGCGAAGGACGAACTCGGTGTTCCGGACGCCTGCCTCATGTTCTTCGACCAGGTGCTGGCGTTCGACCATGTAAAGAAAGAGATCCACCTGATGGTGACGGCCGACCTGACGCGTGAGGCTCGGGAGGGAGCCTACGAACGTGCGGTGCGTCGTCTGAACCGTCTGGAGAAGCGACTGGGGAACGCTCTTCCTATTACCAGAAAGAAGAAGTCTGAGGGCGCACTGAAGCTGAAGGCGCGGACTCCGAAGGCGACGTTCTTGAAGTCGGTAGAGAAGACGAAGGAGTACATCGCGGCAGGAGATGTCTTTCAGTGCGTGTTGTCGCAGCGGTTCGATTGCGAGCCGGGTGTGGATGCATTCGACGTCTATCGTGCTCTGCGGATTGTTAATCCTTCCCCGTATATGTATTTTCTGCGGTTTGGGCTGGAGGATGCGACGGGGAAGAAGCCAAGTGTGTCGCATATTGTCGGGTCATCTCCCGAACTGCTGGTGCGGGTACACGGACGCGGGGTGGAGTACAGGCCAATCGCGGGGACGCGGCCACGCAGCGCCGACGAGATAGAGGATCGTGCAATTGAGGCCGATCTGCGTGCGGATACGAAAGAAGTAGCAGAACACATCATGCTCGTCGATCTCGGCCGCAATGATGTCGGACGAGTAAGCGAGTTCGGCTCGGTGAAGGTAAAAGACCTGATGTTCGTCGAGCGGTACAGCCACGTGATGCATCTGGTGAGTTCGCTCGAGGGCAGGCTACGCGCAGGTTTGGAGCCGATCGACGCGTTTCGCGCCTGCTTCCCTGCGGGCACTTTGAGCGGCGCGCCGAAGGTCCGTGCGATGGAGATCATCGAAGAGCTTGAGCCGTCGCGCCGCGGAGTATACGGCGGCAGCATCCTCTACGCGGACTTCAGTGGCAATCTCGACTCGTGCATCGCGATTCGCACGCTGTATATGAACGGCAAGCAGGGGTACATACAGGCGGGCGCGGGAATCGTGGCAGATTCGGTACCGGAGAAAGAGTTTGAGGAGTGTGGAAACAAGGCCCGCGCAGTCGTACGGGCTATTGAGCGGGCTCGACAGGTTTGA
- a CDS encoding anthranilate synthase component II: MVFVLDNYDSFTYNLVQYMGELGAEMIVRRNDELTPAEVEALQPERILISPGPCTPQDAGISMDLIKHFAGLERRVPILGVCLGHQAIGAAFGGEVVRAPKLMHGKTSEVTHDGKTIFTGIPSTMTCTRYHSLIVSEEGLPKELEISARTADGETIMGLRHRELPIEGVQFHPESVLTVHGKQIIQNFLKM; encoded by the coding sequence ATGGTCTTCGTTCTCGATAACTACGACTCCTTCACCTACAACCTGGTGCAATATATGGGCGAACTGGGCGCCGAGATGATCGTCCGGCGCAACGATGAGCTGACGCCTGCTGAAGTGGAAGCGCTGCAGCCGGAGCGGATTCTGATCTCGCCGGGGCCTTGCACACCTCAGGATGCGGGCATCAGCATGGATCTGATCAAACACTTTGCAGGGCTTGAACGGCGAGTGCCGATTCTTGGAGTCTGCCTCGGCCATCAGGCGATTGGCGCTGCGTTTGGAGGCGAGGTGGTGCGGGCTCCGAAGCTGATGCATGGCAAGACCAGCGAGGTGACGCACGACGGCAAGACCATCTTTACGGGGATTCCGTCGACGATGACGTGCACACGTTATCACTCGCTGATCGTCTCAGAAGAGGGGCTGCCGAAGGAGCTTGAGATCTCGGCGAGGACCGCAGATGGCGAGACGATTATGGGGCTGCGGCACCGTGAGCTGCCGATCGAGGGCGTGCAGTTTCATCCTGAGAGCGTGCTGACCGTGCATGGCAAGCAGATCATTCAAAATTTTCTGAAGATGTAG
- a CDS encoding nuclease, which yields MRRLIVVIAVVCGVARAQQPIGTVGVQDATVAGALEVTNGRAVLVGNTTVTAREHAAEISLSRGGTVRVCSTSGLHVTAGKGGATAPLMLALDRGAIEVNMPATTNDVVVTPDLRFTMRSEGPLDLRLRVARNGDTCVENRGEKAPMLGVADQFGEATYELRAGQHVLFEHGSLKEVVDHESSACGCPPEPVVSVADAGATSGTPAAPGSTVAAKSAEEQHPFPAAVSAGLAPATSVPQAPAGVVHTQVSTTLSYGAGAGGNGDAGDAGDGSSSAGAGSGASAKPAATAPPTTAAATQTSEQASGTAQAPPPPPTPNLFHSIGHFFKHLFGKG from the coding sequence ATGCGTCGGCTGATAGTTGTGATTGCTGTGGTTTGCGGCGTAGCGCGGGCTCAGCAACCTATCGGCACAGTGGGGGTGCAGGACGCAACGGTGGCAGGCGCGCTCGAAGTAACGAACGGACGCGCGGTTCTGGTGGGAAATACAACCGTGACCGCGAGAGAGCATGCGGCGGAGATTTCGTTGAGCCGGGGCGGCACGGTGCGCGTCTGCTCGACCAGCGGGCTGCATGTGACAGCAGGAAAAGGCGGAGCCACGGCTCCTCTGATGCTTGCACTCGATCGCGGCGCAATTGAGGTCAACATGCCCGCAACCACAAACGATGTAGTGGTGACGCCGGACCTCCGATTCACAATGCGAAGCGAGGGCCCGCTGGACCTGCGATTGCGCGTGGCACGGAACGGCGATACCTGCGTGGAGAATCGCGGAGAAAAGGCCCCCATGCTCGGCGTGGCGGACCAGTTCGGCGAGGCCACCTATGAACTCCGAGCCGGGCAGCATGTACTGTTCGAACATGGCAGCCTGAAAGAGGTCGTGGACCACGAGAGCTCGGCATGCGGGTGTCCGCCGGAACCGGTGGTCTCGGTGGCCGACGCAGGGGCGACAAGTGGAACGCCTGCCGCTCCCGGGAGTACCGTGGCTGCGAAGTCGGCGGAGGAACAACATCCCTTCCCGGCAGCTGTAAGCGCAGGGCTGGCACCGGCAACTTCGGTTCCACAGGCTCCCGCCGGTGTTGTGCACACGCAGGTTTCGACAACCTTGAGCTATGGCGCAGGGGCGGGTGGTAACGGCGATGCTGGCGATGCAGGAGATGGAAGCAGTAGTGCCGGTGCGGGGAGTGGAGCGTCCGCAAAGCCTGCTGCAACGGCTCCTCCTACGACCGCGGCCGCGACTCAGACTTCGGAACAAGCCTCCGGGACAGCCCAAGCCCCTCCACCTCCTCCGACCCCGAACCTCTTTCATTCGATAGGGCACTTCTTCAAACATCTGTTTGGCAAGGGTTGA
- the efp gene encoding elongation factor P has protein sequence MSIPATQMRPGMVIKFKDDLHLVFSVEHRTPGNLRAFIQAKLRNIRTGAMFVERFRSPDPIDRVIVDEVKMEYLYSDGDDYFFMDMETFEQTHLKRETLGDAVDYLLPNLTIAVSFHDGKAVGIELPTVVEMTVVETEPGIKSATASSVTKPAKLETGLVVQVPPFINEGEKIRVDTAEGAYMSRA, from the coding sequence ATGTCGATTCCCGCAACGCAGATGCGCCCGGGCATGGTTATCAAGTTCAAGGACGACCTTCACCTCGTCTTCTCCGTCGAGCACCGCACACCGGGCAACCTTCGCGCCTTCATCCAGGCCAAACTGCGGAACATCCGTACCGGCGCCATGTTCGTCGAGCGTTTCCGTTCGCCCGACCCCATCGATCGCGTCATCGTGGATGAAGTGAAGATGGAATATCTGTACAGTGATGGCGACGACTACTTCTTCATGGACATGGAGACCTTCGAGCAGACGCACCTCAAGCGCGAGACGCTGGGCGACGCCGTCGACTACCTGCTCCCCAACCTGACCATCGCCGTCAGCTTCCACGATGGCAAGGCCGTTGGCATCGAGCTTCCCACGGTCGTCGAGATGACCGTTGTCGAGACCGAGCCGGGCATCAAGTCGGCCACAGCCTCGTCCGTTACTAAGCCCGCCAAGCTCGAGACCGGCCTCGTCGTGCAGGTTCCTCCCTTCATCAACGAGGGCGAGAAGATCCGCGTCGACACAGCCGAAGGCGCGTACATGAGCCGCGCATAA
- a CDS encoding acylphosphatase, producing the protein MVCHYLVKGRVQGVGFRWFVQREAAELGLRGWVRNTDDGHVEIVAAGEPNVLAELKVSLHKGSRGSRVDAVIEDELVENEGERLGPFEIEGAW; encoded by the coding sequence ATGGTGTGCCATTACCTTGTCAAAGGCCGCGTGCAGGGCGTCGGATTCCGCTGGTTTGTCCAACGGGAAGCAGCAGAACTTGGCCTGCGCGGCTGGGTTCGCAACACGGACGACGGCCACGTAGAAATCGTAGCTGCAGGCGAACCGAATGTGCTGGCTGAGCTAAAAGTTTCGCTGCACAAGGGCTCGCGTGGCAGCCGCGTGGATGCTGTAATCGAAGACGAACTGGTCGAGAACGAAGGCGAGCGACTCGGACCATTTGAGATTGAAGGAGCCTGGTAA
- a CDS encoding adenine phosphoribosyltransferase: MTKPINCEPLKELVRTVPDFPKPGILFYDITTVLKDKTGFAQLIDAFASYYIGKEIDLVLAIEARGFIFGPALAYRLNAGFVPVRKPKKLPSKTARVSYDLEYGTDSLEIHLDAIQPGQRVVIVDDLLATGGTMQATVQLVRQLGGEIAGLGFAIELDFLKGRDKFKEYDVLSLLHYDE; this comes from the coding sequence ATGACGAAGCCTATTAATTGCGAACCGCTGAAGGAACTCGTGCGCACCGTACCCGATTTCCCCAAGCCTGGAATTCTTTTCTACGACATTACGACCGTCCTGAAGGACAAGACCGGATTTGCGCAGCTCATCGACGCCTTTGCCTCGTACTACATCGGCAAGGAGATCGATCTTGTGCTCGCCATCGAAGCACGCGGCTTCATCTTCGGGCCTGCGCTGGCGTACCGGTTGAACGCAGGGTTCGTTCCCGTGCGCAAGCCGAAGAAGCTACCCTCCAAGACGGCACGCGTGAGCTACGACCTCGAGTACGGCACCGACTCGCTCGAGATTCACCTCGACGCGATCCAACCCGGCCAGCGCGTGGTCATCGTCGACGACCTGCTAGCTACCGGCGGCACCATGCAGGCAACGGTCCAGCTTGTGCGGCAGCTTGGCGGCGAGATCGCAGGCCTCGGCTTTGCCATCGAGCTCGACTTCCTGAAAGGTCGGGATAAGTTCAAGGAGTACGACGTTCTGAGCCTGCTGCACTACGACGAATAA
- a CDS encoding NAD(P)-dependent alcohol dehydrogenase translates to MKSHGYVAHDKKSPLVPFSFDRRDPGPNDVVVDIAYCGVCHSDIHQVRDEWNNAIYPMVPGHEIVGYVAKAGSSVKKFKEGDRAAVGVMVDSCRECENCRAGVECYCAKGMVGTYNARDYKGELMFGGYANNIVVDERYTHTLSPKLDMAAAAPLLCAGITTYSPLRHWKVGPGKRVGVVGLGGLGHMGLKFAHSLGAHVVQFTTSASKIDDAKKLGADEVVVTKDPDAMAKFAGSLDFVLDCVSAPHDINAYLDLLRLDGTLCSVGLPEQPLSVAPFAILANRRSLAGSMIGGMPETQEMLDYCADHGIVSDIELTPIDKLAEAYDRVVKSDVKYRFVIDMATLPKS, encoded by the coding sequence ATGAAGTCTCACGGATACGTCGCCCACGACAAAAAGTCGCCGCTTGTGCCCTTCAGCTTCGACCGCCGCGACCCCGGCCCGAACGACGTCGTCGTCGATATCGCCTACTGCGGCGTCTGCCACTCCGACATCCACCAAGTGCGCGACGAGTGGAATAACGCCATCTATCCGATGGTGCCCGGCCACGAGATCGTCGGATACGTCGCTAAGGCTGGCAGCTCAGTGAAGAAGTTTAAAGAGGGCGACCGCGCCGCCGTCGGTGTGATGGTCGACTCCTGTCGCGAATGCGAAAACTGTCGCGCAGGCGTCGAGTGCTACTGCGCCAAAGGCATGGTCGGCACCTACAACGCGCGTGACTACAAAGGCGAGCTGATGTTCGGCGGCTACGCCAACAACATCGTCGTCGACGAGCGCTACACCCACACTCTCTCGCCCAAACTCGACATGGCTGCCGCGGCCCCTCTGCTCTGCGCCGGCATCACCACCTACTCGCCCCTGCGTCACTGGAAGGTCGGACCGGGCAAACGCGTCGGCGTCGTCGGACTCGGGGGCCTGGGTCACATGGGCCTGAAGTTCGCACACTCACTCGGAGCGCACGTGGTACAGTTCACCACCTCTGCCAGCAAGATCGACGACGCAAAGAAGCTCGGCGCCGACGAGGTCGTCGTGACCAAAGATCCCGATGCCATGGCCAAATTCGCCGGCAGCCTCGACTTCGTGCTCGACTGCGTCTCCGCTCCGCACGACATCAACGCTTACCTCGACCTGTTGCGGCTCGACGGCACACTCTGTTCGGTTGGCCTGCCCGAGCAGCCGCTCTCGGTCGCGCCCTTTGCCATCCTCGCAAACCGCCGATCACTCGCCGGATCGATGATCGGCGGCATGCCCGAGACGCAAGAGATGCTCGACTACTGTGCCGACCACGGCATCGTCTCCGACATCGAGTTGACACCTATCGACAAGCTGGCCGAGGCCTATGATCGAGTAGTCAAGAGCGACGTAAAATATCGCTTCGTCATCGACATGGCGACGCTTCCCAAGAGCTAA
- a CDS encoding lactonase family protein: MFLPAFATTARSFASFPLRKKKVPPPAPVFVYFGTDTGKGVGKGIYQSRFDPASGQLTPPVLAAATAMPSFMAMSPPRNGQKRFLYSVNEVNDPEGTVTTFIQDSGTGALSQVGQVSAGGPGPAYISVDASGHAAFVANYAGSSVASYRVLPDGTLSQPVDRIDFKDRQKFGVRGPNAGRQDLPHPHCATISPDNRFLLVCDLGSDAISVFVIDHETGHLTTSDPHLFSVRPGSGPRHVAFHPNSRWVYGVNELDSTIDHFLWTTTSSQENPQGLLVNANFHVKTIAPDFPADKNTAAEIAVSSDGLFLYVSNRGEDSLVVFSIRPKDGHLELVQRISCGGKTPRQFTLDPTGRFLLCGNQGSSTVTVFRRDAGTGKLTGPIQTLAVDSPFFTMFA, encoded by the coding sequence GTGTTCTTGCCGGCTTTTGCCACGACGGCGCGCAGCTTCGCCTCATTCCCACTTAGAAAGAAAAAAGTACCGCCGCCGGCTCCTGTCTTCGTCTACTTCGGGACAGACACAGGCAAAGGCGTCGGCAAGGGCATCTATCAGTCGCGGTTCGACCCGGCAAGTGGGCAGCTCACTCCACCGGTCCTCGCCGCAGCGACTGCAATGCCGTCTTTCATGGCGATGTCCCCCCCGCGCAACGGACAGAAGCGCTTCCTCTACTCGGTCAATGAAGTGAACGATCCGGAAGGGACGGTTACGACCTTCATCCAGGATTCCGGTACGGGCGCTCTCAGCCAGGTTGGTCAGGTTTCAGCCGGCGGTCCGGGGCCAGCCTATATTTCGGTCGATGCCAGCGGGCACGCCGCCTTCGTGGCCAATTACGCCGGTAGCAGTGTCGCCTCGTATCGCGTCCTGCCTGACGGCACATTGAGCCAGCCTGTCGACCGTATCGACTTCAAGGACCGCCAAAAGTTCGGCGTGCGCGGCCCCAACGCCGGGCGGCAGGACCTGCCACATCCCCACTGCGCCACCATTTCGCCGGACAACCGTTTTCTGCTCGTCTGCGATCTGGGAAGCGACGCTATCTCGGTCTTTGTCATCGACCACGAGACTGGCCACTTGACGACCAGCGATCCTCATCTGTTCAGCGTGCGTCCCGGCTCCGGTCCGCGTCACGTTGCCTTCCATCCCAACAGCCGCTGGGTTTACGGCGTCAATGAGCTCGATTCCACCATCGACCACTTCCTCTGGACCACGACCAGTTCGCAGGAGAATCCGCAGGGGCTACTGGTCAACGCGAACTTCCATGTCAAGACCATCGCGCCGGATTTCCCAGCTGACAAGAACACTGCCGCCGAGATCGCCGTCTCTTCCGACGGGCTTTTTCTCTATGTCAGCAATCGCGGAGAGGACTCGCTGGTTGTCTTCTCCATCCGACCAAAGGATGGACACCTTGAGTTGGTGCAGCGCATCTCGTGTGGGGGTAAGACTCCTCGCCAGTTCACGCTCGATCCGACGGGTCGATTTCTGCTCTGCGGTAACCAGGGCTCATCCACTGTTACGGTCTTTCGCCGCGACGCAGGAACGGGCAAGCTCACTGGACCTATCCAGACCTTGGCCGTCGATTCTCCGTTCTTTACCATGTTCGCCTGA